The following are encoded together in the Pyramidobacter piscolens W5455 genome:
- a CDS encoding thiamine pyrophosphate-dependent enzyme encodes MSEVKVYSRPETWMKGVHTHYCPGCGHGIAHRMICEAIDELGIQGDAISMSPVGCAAMMYDYINIDFIEAAHGRAPATATGIKRVLPDKVVFTYQGDGDLASIGMAEIIHAANRGEKICVFFINNAIYGMTGGQMAPTTLIGQKATTCPQGRDAELTGYPIRMCELLTSLETPAYIERVSLAKPYIAKAKKAIKKAFQNQIDRKGFSFVEILSTCPTNWGLSPLDAFDWQMKNMIPYYPLGVFKDFE; translated from the coding sequence ATGTCTGAAGTCAAAGTCTACTCGAGACCTGAAACATGGATGAAAGGCGTTCACACTCACTATTGTCCCGGCTGCGGCCATGGCATCGCTCACCGCATGATCTGCGAAGCCATTGACGAGCTTGGCATCCAGGGCGATGCGATCAGCATGTCGCCCGTCGGCTGCGCCGCGATGATGTACGACTACATAAACATCGACTTCATCGAAGCGGCTCATGGCCGGGCGCCGGCGACGGCGACCGGCATCAAGCGGGTTCTGCCCGATAAGGTCGTTTTTACCTACCAGGGCGACGGAGACCTTGCCTCCATCGGTATGGCAGAAATCATCCACGCCGCCAATCGCGGCGAGAAGATCTGCGTCTTCTTTATCAACAACGCCATTTACGGTATGACGGGCGGCCAGATGGCTCCCACGACTTTGATCGGGCAGAAGGCCACCACGTGTCCCCAGGGGCGCGACGCCGAGCTGACCGGATATCCCATCCGCATGTGCGAATTGTTGACGTCTCTGGAGACGCCTGCGTATATCGAGCGGGTTTCTTTGGCGAAACCCTACATCGCCAAAGCCAAGAAAGCGATTAAAAAAGCCTTCCAGAACCAGATCGACAGGAAAGGCTTCAGCTTCGTGGAGATTCTCTCGACGTGTCCTACGAACTGGGGGCTTTCGCCTCTTGACGCCTTCGACTGGCAGATGAAGAACATGATCCCCTATTATCCCCTTGGCGTGTTCAAGGACTTTGAATAG